A single window of Salvia splendens isolate huo1 chromosome 8, SspV2, whole genome shotgun sequence DNA harbors:
- the LOC121742899 gene encoding uncharacterized protein LOC121742899: protein MAADVSSLVRLINGADAADSPKSTAPITRDLLEGCTTLDSKELDLDLQVPCGWEKRLDLKSGKVYLQICNPSNSSSSTTAENKSSKAFQDLNFPPSSKKKTLNLFDDEGLDLKLVSLSSSSSTYQSVCTLDKVKSALERAERETTRKRSISMSKSSSPLPLNSSSSIKDIDLDQEERSSSSFAAGCPTCLLYVLISSNNLKCPRCNSNVPLPLAFKKPRIDLNISI from the exons ATGGCTGCTGATGTCAGTTCATTGGTCAGATTGATCAACGGCGCCGATGCTGCTGATTCCCCCAAATCGACGGCTCCGATCACCCGCGACTTGCTCGAGGGATGTACAACCCTTGATTCGAAGGAATTGGACCTCGACTTGCAAGTCCCCTGCGGCTGGGAGAAGCGCCTCGACCTTAAG TCAGGAAAAGTGTATCTGCAGATATGCAATCCCTCAaactcatcatcatcaacaacagcAGAAAACAAGAGCAGCAAGGCATTTCAAGACCTCAACTTCCCGCCGTCATCGAAGAAGAAGACGCTGAACCTCTTCGATGACGAGGGGCTGGACTTGAAGCTCGTAtccctctcctcctcctcgtccacGTACCAGAGCGTATGCACCCTTGATAAGGTCAAGTCCGCCCTCGAGAGGGCGGAGAGGGAGACCACGAGGAAGCGCTCAATTTCAATGTCCAAGTCATCATCCCCTTTGCCGTTGAATTCTTCCTCCTCGATCAAGGACATCGATCTCGATCAGGAGGAGAGGTCGTCCTCGTCCTTCGCTGCCGGCTGCCCTACGTGTCTCCTCTACGTGCTCATCTCGAGCAACAATCTGAAGTGCCCTCGGTGTAACTCGAATGTGCCGTTGCCTCTCGCTTTCAAGAAGCCTAGAATTGATCTCAACATATCCATttga
- the LOC121744096 gene encoding post-GPI attachment to proteins factor 3-like codes for MAKCCWIICFLVFSSLVSVYEASPNRGDSDQLYKACFSQCQRTACVGAKCFSCCNSASDGSLLDGSWYKIKNLYFWWNQWDCQGNCRYHCMLYREKERTELGLEPVKYHGKWPSRCQYGFQFAQEPISVAISALNLVMHFHGWRSFSNLLYYSLPLKPDKTPFYDYATLFKVYGLLAMNSWFWSAIYHFRDMALTEKLEYSSAVAFLGYSIILAIIRSFGLRSDAARVMVAAPILAFATTHILFLCNYNMDYEWNTKVCIGIGIAQVVSWAVWGGTTNLLCRWKLWMVLVGGAFGVAVKMLDFPPYQGIVHGETVWQASNIPLTYIWWNFIKYDAESRTVDLLKKVR; via the exons ATGGCAAAATGTTGCTGGATTATCTGCTTTTTGGTGTTCTCATCCCTTGTCAGTGTATATGAAGCCAGTCCTAATCGTGGTGATTCTGACCAATTATATAA GGCTTGTTTTTCACAATGCCAAAGGACTGCTTGTGTTGGGGCAAAATGTTTCTCGTGCTGCAACTCGGCTTCAGATGGTTCTCTCCTTGATGGCTCTTGGTACAAGATAAAGAATCTTTATTTTTGGTGGAACCAATGGGACTGCCAAGGTAACTGTCGTTACCATTGTATGCTTTACAGAGAAAAGGAAAGAACAGAACTTGGATTGGAGCCTGTTAAATATCATGGAAAATGGCCTTCTCGGTGTCAATATGGATTCCAG TTTGCACAGGAACCAATCTCTGTAGCCATTTCAGCTCTAAACCTTGTGATGCATTTTCATGGTTGGCGTTCTTTCTCCAACCTCCTTTATTACAGCTTGCCTTTGAAACCGGATAAGACGCCATTTTATGATTACGCTACCCTCTTTAAAGTTTACGGTCTCCTGGCTATGAATTCATGGTTTTGGAGCGCAATATACCACTTCCG AGACATGGCCTTGACAGAAAAGCTAGAATATTCATCTGCTGTTGCATTTCTTGGATACTCAATTATATTGGCAATCATTAGAAGCTTTGGTTTAAGAAGTGATGCTGCCAGAGTCATGGTTGCTGCTCCAATCCTTGCATTTGCCACCACACACATTTTGTTTCTTTGCAACTATAACATGGACTATG AGTGGAATACAAAAGTTTGCATTGGCATTGGCATTGCCCAAGTGGTGAGTTGGGCAGTTTGGGGTGGGACGACGAATCTTCTATGCAGATGGAAGTTGTGGATGGTGTTAGTAGGAGGTGCATTTGGTGTGGCGGTGAAGATGCTAGACTTCCCTCCTTATCAAGGAATAGTGCATGGTGAAACTGTTTGGCAAGCTTCCAATATCCCTCTCACATACATTTGGTGGAACTTCATCAAATATGATGCTGAGTCCAGAACAGTCGACCTCTTGAAGAAGGTGCGATAG
- the LOC121743078 gene encoding protein DELETION OF SUV3 SUPPRESSOR 1(I)-like — protein sequence MATEQAKPATDEVKMDLFEDDDEFEEFEIDQEWGDKEEGKEVAQQWEDDWDDDDVNDDFSLQLRRELDSNAEKK from the exons ATGGCGACCGAACAAGCTAAGCCAGCTACTGACGAAGTAAAGATGGATCTGtttgaagatgatgatgaatttGAGGAGTTTGAAATCGATCAAG AGTGGGGGGACAAAGAGGAAGGTAAAGAAGTAGCTCAGCAATGGGAAGATGActgggatgatgatgatgtcaaTGATGATTTCTCCCTGCAGCTGAGGAGGGAATTGGACAGCAATGCTGAGAAGAAATAG